One stretch of Armigeres subalbatus isolate Guangzhou_Male chromosome 2, GZ_Asu_2, whole genome shotgun sequence DNA includes these proteins:
- the LOC134210400 gene encoding uncharacterized protein LOC134210400: MLHSADGLRPSNESSSARISMPTQATQSNARSNVESIPQSTVAATECVSRVVANASAPGPREDVFLLTVLVKVVDAYGQDHLARALLDSASQPNLITDRLARRLQLKRDAVNVTIQGAGNLSKRVRESIYARIKSRNGDFECGAEFLLMDTVTADLPAQDVPVQSWQIPQNLSLADPSFNKKHQIDMVLGAKHFHSFFPSTARLQLASNLPILVDSVFGWVVTGSANMVHPAQQQSSSPNVVAVSMMTLEESMERFWKTEELTVGENYSLEERYCENLYKSTTSRRDDGRYIVRLPKKADFPGMLGESKTSALRRYDQLERRLDRDSKLKEEYHQFMKEYLSLGHMRLVETDDGTNYPAYYLPHHPVMKEDSTTTKVRVVFDGSARTSTGFSLNEALCVGPVVQDDLLSIILRFRTHSVALVGDIAKMYRQVLVHPEDLSLQRILFRFSKDIPVQVYELLTVTYGLAPSSFLAIRTLQQLTMDEGDAYPMAGPSLCKNFYVDDYIGGASSVEEAIKLRSELSELLNKGGFELRKWTSNRLEILQGLTHDQIGTQSSLCFSPNETIKALGIRWEPEADQLRFESQIQPRETHPTKRSILSDIARLFDPLGLIAPIIVKAKILMQELWSLSCDWDDPVPPTIRLKWEHYRHELPKIAHYRVDRYAFLPDASIELHTFADASMSAYGACTYVRCEDSQGNVKIRLLASKSKVAPLKRLSVARLELCACVLAAHLHHRVKESIGVPVSASHFWSDSAVCLYWIRAPPNTWKIFVANRVSEVQHYTHGGRWHHISGTENPADLVSRGMTVDEFVSSNVWKYGPVWLANPQDTWPISNPAAVLKEDLEEKHVVVAVQTIPSINPWFLRWSSYTRLLHTIAYCLRFAARTRTKTRTQPSESLQENVDPRILTVEELAHANALLVRFAQHDAFKEEINELQRGNPLSKNSPTRRLHPFLDPKRIMRVGGRLNLSQLPYQSKHPALLPKGHPFSQLIVEDYHRQLLHGGGRLLLSTIREKYWPLNGRNLVKSVVRNCFRCSRHRPVLAQQQIGQLPASRVIQNRPFSITGVDYAGPLYLKPIHKRAAPAKAYLAVFVCFTTKAVHLELVGDLSTQAFLAALRRFIARRGMPAHIHSDNGKISKELKVN, translated from the coding sequence ATGTTGCACTCTGCCGATGGTTTGAGGCCATCCAACGAATCGTCCTCTGCTCGCATTTCCATGCCAACACAAGCTACCCAATCTAACGCTCGTTCTAATGTCGAGTCGATTCCCCAATCGACAGTAGCAGCAACTGAATGTGTTTCTCGAGTCGTTGCCAATGCATCCGCCCCAGGGCCTCGGGAAGATGTGTTTCTCTTAACGGTATTGGTGAAAGTCGTCGATGCGTACGGTCAGGACCATTTAGCTCGTGCCTTGCTTGATAGCGCTTCCCAGCCAAATCTTATAACTGATCGCCTAGCACGCAGGCTACAGTTAAAGAGAGATGCAGTGAATGTTACCATCCAAGGAGCTGGGAACTTGTCTAAAAGGGTTCGAGAGTCAATCTATGCTCGTATAAAATCGCGGAATGGAGACTTCGAGTGTGGTGCAGAATTTCTGTTAATGGACACCGTGACAGCGGACCTCCCAGCTCAAGATGTCCCAGTTCAAAGCTGGCAGATTCCCCAAAATTTGTCGTTAGCGGATCCCTCATTTAACAAGAAGCATCAAATCGACATGGTACTTGGCGCAAAGCATTTTCATTCCTTCTTCCCTAGTACCGCTCGCCTGCAACTAGCAAGTAATTTACCGATTTTAGTTGACAGCGTATTCGGATGGGTCGTTACGGGGTCTGCCAATATGGTTCATCCCGCTCAACAACAATCTTCCAGTCCCAATGTCGTCGCAGTTTCCATGATGACTCTAGAAGAGAGTATGGAACGATTTTGGAAAACGGAGGAGCTAACTGTTGGTGAAAATTATTCCCTCGAAGAGCGCTACTGCGAGAACCTTTATAAATCCACCACATCGAGGCGCGACGATGGCCGTTATATAGTCCGTTTACCAAAGAAAGCTGATTTTCCTGGGATGCTTGGAGAGTCCAAGACCAGCGCTCTTCGACGTTACGATCAACTCGAACGACGCCTGGATCGTGACTCGAAATTGAAAGAGGAATATCACCAATTTATGAAGGAATACCTCTCCCTCGGCCATATGAGGCTGGTCGAGACGGACGACGGTACAAATTATCCTGCATACTATTTGCCCCACCACCCAGTGATGAAGGAAGATAGTACGACTACGAAAGTTAGAGTCGTATTCGACGGTTCGGCTCGTACTTCTACCGGCTTCTCATTGAACGAAGCACTATGTGTGGGTCCGGTGGTCCAAGATGACCTACTTTCTATTATACTACGATTCCGAACCCATTCAGTCGCACTCGTCGGAGATATTGCCAAAATGTACAGGCAAGTGCTGGTTCATCCTGAGGACTTATCTCTGCAACGTATTCTATTCCGGTTCTCCAAAGACATCCCTGTACAGGTCTACGAACTTTTGACCGTAACCTATGGTCTAGCCCCATCATCCTTTCTGGCCATTCGGACTCTGCAGCAGCTCACAATGGATGAAGGTGATGCATATCCTATGGCTGGACCGTCGTTGTGTAAAAATTTTTATGTCGATGATTATATTGGAGGAGCTAGTTCCGTCGAAGAAGCCATTAAGCTCCGCTCAGAGCTTTCGGAGTTGCTCAACAAAGGAGGATTCGAGCTAAGAAAGTGGACGTCAAATCGCTTAGAGATTCTTCAGGGACTTACACACGATCAAATTGGAACCCAATCAAGCCTATGCTTTAGCCCTAACGAAACCATCAAGGCCTTAGGAATTCGTTGGGAACCAGAGGCTGATCAACTTCGCTTCGAGTCGCAGATACAGCCAAGAGAAACCCATCCTACAAAAAGATCCATCTTGTCAGATATCGCCAGGTTGTTTGACCCGCTCGGTCTAATTGCACCGATTATTGTGAAAGCAAAAATCCTAATGCAGGAGCTATGGTCTCTTTCCTGTGACTGGGATGATCCCGTTCCACCAACTATTCGTTTGAAATGGGAACATTATAGGCACGAGCTACCAAAAATCGCCCATTACAGAGTTGACCGTTACGCATTTCTTCCTGACGCCAGCATTGAATTGCACACTTTCGCCGATGCATCGATGTCTGCATATGGAGCATGCACGTACGTTCGTTGCGAAGACAGCCAGGGAAACGTGAAAATTCGATTACTGGCATCGAAAAGCAAGGTTGCGCCTTTGAAACGACTGTCTGTCGCCCGATTGGAGCTGTGTGCTTGTGTACTGGCGGCGCATCTACATCATCGTGTAAAGGAATCAATTGGCGTCCCTGTATCAGCATCTCATTTCTGGTCGGATTCAGCGGTATGTCTATACTGGATTCGTGCACCCCCAAATACTTGGAAGATATTCGTTGCTAATAGGGTCTCTGAGGTGCAACATTATACACACGGCGGACGCTGGCATCATATATCTGGAACAGAAAATCCGGCCGATTTAGTGTCCCGTGGGATGACAGTCGACGAATTCGTCAGCAGCAATGTTTGGAAGTATGGACCGGTCTGGTTGGCAAACCCACAAGATACCTGGCCGATATCGAATCCAGCCGCAGTACTCAAAGAGGATTTGGAGGAAAAGCACGTCGTCGTAGCAGTCCAAACTATACCCAGCATAAATCCTTGGTTCCTACGGTGGTCATCTTATACGCGCCTGCTTCATACAATCGCATACTGCCTTCGGTTTGCTGCTAGAACTCGTACCAAGACTAGAACACAACCCAGTGAATCTCTACAAGAAAATGTCGACCCAAGAATACTTACCGTCGAAGAACTTGCCCATGCCAATGCCCTGCTAGTCCGATTCGCCCAGCATGACGCTTTCAAAGAAGAAATAAACGAACTCCAACGTGGCAACCCGCTCTCGAAGAATTCGCCTACCAGACGGCTTCATCCCTTCTTGGATCCAAAGAGAATCATGCGAGTTGGGGGTAGGCTAAACCTTTCCCAGCTGCCCTACCAATCAAAGCACCCTGCCCTCCTACCCAAAGGCCATCCGTTTTCCCAGTTGATCGTCGAAGATTACCATCGCCAACTGCTCCATGGCGGCGGGCGTCTACTTCTATCCACGATACGCGAAAAATACTGGCCTTTGAATGGAAGAAATCTCGTTAAAAGTGTCGTCCGGAATTGCTTTCGCTGCTCACGGCACCGTCCGGTTCTTGCACAACAACAAATCGGACAGCTGCCAGCTTCGCGGGTCATACAAAATCGCCCATTTTCGATCACGGGTGTGGACTATGCCGGTCCTCTGTATTTGAAGCCAATCCATAAGCGTGCTGCTCCCGCAAAAGCTTACCTGGCAGTCTTCGTTTGTTTCACTACTAAAGCTGTCCACTTAGAATTAGTGGGAGACTTGTCTACTCAGGCATTTCTTGCCGCCTTGCGGAGATTTATTGCCAGACGAGGAATGCCAGCCCATATCCATTCGGATAATGGTAAAATTTCGAAGGAGCTAAAGGTGAACTGA